CAGGGACGCGCCGACGACACAATCAAAATCGCCGGGAAAAGAGTGGGACCCGCGGAAGTGGAATCGGCACTCAATGGACACCCTTTGGTTACCGAATCCGCGACGATTGGTGTTCCTCATTCAGTGAAAGGCGAAGCGTTGATCTGTTTTGTGGTACTCAAATTCCCTGACAAAATTTCTGATGCTTTACGAAAAGAACTGGCCGGTGTGGTAGTACGGGTGCTTGGAAAAACGCTGGCTCCGGAAAAAATTGAATTTGTCCCGACGCTCCCAAAAACACGCTCCGGAAAAATCGTGCGCGCCGCCATCCGCAAAAAATATCTCGGAGAAACCCTCACCGACCTAAGCACCATCGAAAACCCGGAAAGTCTGGATTTTGTTCGCAATGACAATTTACATAAACGTCTTGCAGATTAGGTTGTGGATGCGGGGGCGGAAGGCTTTTATTTTTTCGTTGGTTGCGTCCGGGTGGATTCGGTTGCTCAGTAAAATTGCCCAGAAATCTTTGTCCAGATCAATCCACATTGAACAACCGGTGTAACCCAAATGCCCCACAGAATGGGGGGAGAAGTAGCGGCCGGCGGAAGATTGGCCAAAGGTGGGTGTATCCCAACCAAGTACATATGTGCCCATGTGTTCATGTGTTAATGTGTTGATGTTGAAATCAATAAATTGACGGACAATTTTCGGATCAATCCAGTCTGATTTTCCGTGATAACAGTTGATCATTGTTTTGATGAAGCGATGCAAATCTTCCGTCGTTGAAAAAATTCCTGCATGACCGGCAACGCCGCCCATTGCGTAGGCATTCGGGTCATGGACCTCGCCTTGAATGACATGTTTCCGCCACGGACAATCTTCGGTTGGCGCGAAACGTTTCTGATGGACTATGGACCATGGACTATGGACCATGGACCGTTCTTCTTTCGGGATTAGACCGACATTGTGCATGAAAAAAGTGTCCTTCATTTCCAAAGGTCTTGCAATTCTGTTTTGAAACAAGGCGTCGAGGGATGCGTAACCCGCCTGCTCCACAATTTCGCCCAGTAAAATAAAACCGAGATCGCTGTAGGTGCATTGAGATCCGGGTTTGCTGATAATTGGTTCCTCGAGACAGGCTGAAACAATGTGCTGTTTTCCCTCGGGAGTGCCCACCTGATCGAGCGGAAGTTCCCGATAAAAAGGATGCCACGCGGGAAGTCCGGAGGTGTGGGAAAGCAGATGCGTGAGCGTGATTTCCTTGTGTTGCGGGGCCGTGGCGTTGGGGAGCCACTGCTGAAGCGTGTCCTCTAAATGGAGCAGATCTTCCTGAACGAGTTGCATCATAAGTGTTGTGGTGGAAACCGCTTTGGTCAAAGAGGCAACATCGAAATAAACGCCGCCGCGTGCCTCTCCATAATTTCCTTCATGCAAAATGTCGCCATGATGTCCCACCAGCAAACTCGCGGCGGGAAAGACTCCGCGCTCAATGGCCTGTTCCATCATTTGATTGATTGGATGAGAAAAACTCATTTTTTTAAATTGTCACACAATAATGAAGTGTCCAGAGTTATTTTCGCTCCAAGCGGCAATGTGACAAACTTTTTGGTATGCCCCGCCGGGAAAT
This genomic stretch from Deltaproteobacteria bacterium harbors:
- a CDS encoding AMP-dependent synthetase, giving the protein QGRADDTIKIAGKRVGPAEVESALNGHPLVTESATIGVPHSVKGEALICFVVLKFPDKISDALRKELAGVVVRVLGKTLAPEKIEFVPTLPKTRSGKIVRAAIRKKYLGETLTDLSTIENPESLDFVRNDNLHKRLAD
- a CDS encoding beta-lactamase family protein; its protein translation is MSFSHPINQMMEQAIERGVFPAASLLVGHHGDILHEGNYGEARGGVYFDVASLTKAVSTTTLMMQLVQEDLLHLEDTLQQWLPNATAPQHKEITLTHLLSHTSGLPAWHPFYRELPLDQVGTPEGKQHIVSACLEEPIISKPGSQCTYSDLGFILLGEIVEQAGYASLDALFQNRIARPLEMKDTFFMHNVGLIPKEERSMVHSPWSIVHQKRFAPTEDCPWRKHVIQGEVHDPNAYAMGGVAGHAGIFSTTEDLHRFIKTMINCYHGKSDWIDPKIVRQFIDFNINTLTHEHMGTYVLGWDTPTFGQSSAGRYFSPHSVGHLGYTGCSMWIDLDKDFWAILLSNRIHPDATNEKIKAFRPRIHNLICKTFM